The Candidatus Baltobacteraceae bacterium DNA window TGGTGGTATCCCGGTACCTACGACCTCGCGCGGTCGCACGAAGCGCGCTTTAAAACCCTGACGCGCGCTCAGAAGCTCGCCTTGCTAGCAGGTGACGAGGCTTTCGGATGCCCGTTGCGAAGGCCATCGGATGCCTACGCTACCGCAAGCCGACGAACTGCCAAAATATAAAGAAAATGCCGTAAATTCGCAGGTTCGCATCGCGACCGACAAGGGCGACATCGTCCTGCGGCTCTTTCCCGACGACGCGCCGATGCACGCGGCGGCGTTTTTAAAACTCGTTGAGAACGGCTTTTACGACGGCCTGGCGTTCCACCGCGTGGAACCGGGTTTCGTCATCCAAGGCGGCGATCCCGACGGGGATGGAACGGGCGGTCCCGGCTATCGTTTGAAAGCAGAGTTCAACTCGCGCCCGCACGTGCGCGGAACGCTGGCAATGGCCCGTGCGTCGAATCCCGACAGTGCCGGATCGCAGTTCTACATTTGCTTGGGCGACGCGCGTTTTCTCGACGGCCAATATACCGTCTTCGGCGAAATGACCGACGGTTTCGAAACGCTCGACGCCATTCGCCGCGGCGACAAGATGCAGAAGCTAACGATCGAACCGCTGGCAAAGTAGTTGGCGGAGATCCTCGTGAATTCGACGGCGACGCTGCAGGAGTATCAGCGTTGTCAAAGCCTGCTATCGGTACCCAAAGGGCTGCGTAGCATGCTGACCTTGCTATTGGCACTGGGCGCGTGCGCGCTCGCCTTCAGCGTGGTCGAAACGTGGGGGTTGCCGGCGGCTGCCGCGGGCGCCGTGGCGCTCGTCTCATTCTTCGTGTACGTTATGGTTCTTGGGCAAATGACGAATGCTCGTCTACGCGCGTCCTACCGGCGCCTTAGGGAAGCCGGGGTAACGTATGTTTTTTCAGACGACACCATAAGCTGGTCGATGCGCGGCGGCCACGCCGAAGTGGCGTGGGATTGGCTGGATCGAATCATCTCAGAGCACGATCTATTGGTGTTTGCCAGAGGTTACTGGTATCTCTGTATTCCGGTACGCGACGTCCCGGCGGACAGACTCGCGGATTTACGGGATTTGATCGTTAAGCACGACCGGCAACTGCACGCGTAATCGCGTGAATGGCCGCGTACGACGCCCCATAGTCGTACGCAGCTTTCGTCATGATCGCGAGAATCCACGGCGACGTTCCGTAGGGATTGACGATCGCGACGTCGTTGCGCGTACCGGTCATTTCGCCGGTCTTGTTGGCGATTGGCGTTCCCGCCGGCAAAGCGGCCGGAATCGCGTCGCGATCGGTCTGCCCGAGCATGACGTCGACCATGGTACGGCAATGCTCCGGTGAAACGATCGTCCTGATGCCCTCGTGCGCTCCGGTTTCGATGAGATACAGAAGATGCGCCATGTCGGCGGGAGTCGAGACGTTATCGGAGTGCCGCACGATGGCGTACCAGTCGAGGAACTTGCGTTGAAGGTGCGTTTGATTCATTCCGGCGCGAAGTGCCACGTCGTTGATCGCACCAACGCCGAAATGACCGATCAGCATGTTGGCCGCCGTATTGTCGCTGACTTGAATCATCGGAACGATGAGCTGCCGCACGGTAAACTCGTCGCCGTCACTCGCACCGCTCATGAAATCCGACCCCGCGATGAGCTCGCTTCGGTCGAAACGCACGCGTCGATCGAGCGTCCCGGGATGCGCTTCTTCGAGGGTATAGGCGGTCGTCATGATGACCAGCTTGATGATCGAGGCGGTCGGAAACGACTCGAACGCGCGATAGGCGACCAGTGGGTTACCGGGCGCAAGCGTACGCGCGAAGACGCCGATCGCTCCGGGAAAATCGTCGGCGATTCGCACGACTTTGCGGCGCAGGACGCTCGCGTCGGCGGGGCTCGTCTGCAAGGCAAAAAGTGCGGCACCGCCGGCTAAAAACAGCGAACGCCTCAAGAGCCGGTTCCTTGATAGTGACGCAATCCGACGAGCCAGAAAGCGTAAGAGACCGCAAGCCACGCGATGCCGATGGCCGGGGTCAGCAAGCCGACCGCGGGGTTGAGGTGCAGACCGATCTCGGCTTTCTGCAGAAAATACGTTGCCGGGAAATAGTTCATGAACGCGAACGGCAGTACGAACGTCAGCACGATGCGCACGCCGCGTGAGTAAATGCTGATCGGATAACGCGTAAAATCTTGTTCGAGCGACATGACCACCCAGCGCAGCGTATCGACGCGGATGAACCAGAACGAGACCGTCGCCACAACCAGCGAGATGCCGAGATCGATGAGCGCGCCGCCTGCCACGACCAGCGGCACGAACACCACGTACGTCCAGTCGACGTGCACGCCGGCGGCCGCCGTAGCAAAGGCAAGCGTGATAATGCCTAGCAGCAGGCCGTCGGGGACGTTTTGCTGCGGCACCGTCAGCACTTGAAAGAGCGTGTCGAGCGGCCGGACCAGGAAACGGTCGAACCGCCCTTCTCGAATGTAGTCGGGAACCGTGACGACGTTGAAGAAGAGGCCGTTATGCAACTCGTGTCCGGTCATCCACAAAGCATAGAGAAAGAACATCTGGCGAAAGTCCCAGCCGTTCATCGACGGGAACTGGCGCATCGTTACGTAGAGCGCGCCCAGTGCGACGCCGTGATAGACGATCGTAAACGCGAACCACATGATGAAGTTGGCTCGATACTCGAGCAAGGTCAGAACGTTGATCCGCCAGTATTGCCAATATGCCGCGAGCATCGTCTCGAGCGACTGTGACGTTTTGGTCGTTAATCCTTCCTCCCGTTATGAAGTTGATTGGAGCTACGCATGTCCCTTGAGTGGGTAACCGCACTTGCCACGCTAGGCACCTTCATCGTCATCGCGGCTTCCGCCGTCGCCGCGCTGCTGCAACTCCGTCACATGCGCGGCAGCAATCAAATAGCGGCGCTTACCGAATGCCGCGAAACGTTGGAGTCGGAGGCGTTTCAGGATGCCCGGCAGTTCGTCATGACGGTTCTTCCCGAGCGCTTGAAGGATCCGGATCTCGAGCGTCAATTGTTGCAGCCGATTTTCCCAAAAGAGCTGCGCTCGGCAAGCAACGTGGCAAACTTCTTTGAATCGATGGGTGCGTTCGTGCGCTTCAATATCATCGACAGAACGATCGCGTGCGACCTTTGGTGCGGCGTCGTGCTATCCAGTTGGAGCGCTATGCTTCCAGTCACGCGCCTTCGGCGACGCCTTGATCCGGGCATCTGGGAGAACTTCGAATATCTGGCCGTGTTGTCAAAGCAGTTCGTCGAGCGTTGCCCGTCGTCGTATCCACGCGGCATGCCGCGGATGGATCTCGGGGAGGACGTCTGACGCGCTCCGAGTTGCCGGTTCGTTCCCCCTTCCGCCTAGATTTGACTGCGCTCGCGTTACAGCGGCTCGCAGCCAACGTCGTCGACGTCATCGACGCAGGCGGCACGTACCATCGTGCGTTCGAAGACGAGAAGGGTACGTCGATCGTGGCGGTCTCGCAAAAGACCGCTGACGCGATCGACGTGAGCGCGAGCGGGCGCGGGCCGCAACGCTGGCTCCCGGCGGTCGCTCGGATGCTGGGCACGCAAGTGGATTTGACGCAGTGGTACGAGCGCAGCGAGCGAATTGCTTGGCTGCACCGGTTAGCGGTGGCATTCAAAGGCGTGAAACCGCCGCGCTACGCAACGTTGTGGGAGGCGTGCGCGCACGCGATCGTCTTTCAGCAAATCTCGATTCACGCTGCCGGATCGATCATGCGCCGAACGATCGAGGCGCTCGCGGCCCCGATCGATGCCGGCGGCGTGAGCTGCATTCCGTTTCCGCCGCCGGAACGGTGGCTCACGGCAAGTGAGGAGCGGTTGCGCACCGCCGGACTCTCGCGCAATAAAGTGGCGCATCTTCGCTCGGTGGCCGCCGCGTTTGCCGAGGGCGCGATCGACGAGGTTACCTTGGAGAAACTGCCCACCCCGCAAGCCGCGGAGCGGCTGCGTACGATTCGCGGTATCGGGCCGTGGAGCGCGGCGGTGATTCTACTGCGCGGCATGGGACGGCTCGATACGTTTCCGCTGCGGGATTCCGGTGTGGCGCGCAGCCTCGCGCTGTTGGCCGGAGAGGCCGTCGATCTGGATTTCGTTCTCGAAACGCTCGGTCCGGCACGCGGGATGCTCTACTACCACTTGCTGCTTGGCCGGCTGCGCAACCCTTCCGCTCAGAGAGCGGGTCGATAAGGGCATGGCTACCCTCACCTCTCCCGTGTTTGCAATCCAGCGTGCCGGCGATCGGGCGTTCTTCGACCACGAGTGGCTAAAGACGTATCACTCGTTTAGCTTTGCCGAGTATTACGATCCCAACAACCAGAACTGGGGCGCGCTGCGCGTCTTCAACGACGATTACGTCGCGGGCGGTGCCGGATTTCCGACGCATCCGCATCGCGATATGGAAATCGTCACCTACGTGCTTTCGGGAGAGCTGGCGCACCGCGACAGCATGGACAACCACGGCGTCGTCGGGCCAGGCGGCGTGCAGTTCATGAGTGCCGGCACCGGCGTACGGCATAGCGAGTTCAATAACCAGGCCGACGAGACGCTGCACCTCGTGCAAATGTGGGTGCTACCCGGCAAACTTGGCACGGCGCCGTCGTACGGTCAGCGCGATTATACCGTCGACGACCGGCGGAATAGGTGGCTGACCATCGTGAGCGGTGAGGAGGGCGTCGACGCGCCGATCCGCATCACGCAGAAGGCGACGTTCTCGGTTACGCGGCTGGAAAACACGAGCCTGGTCAAGGCATTCGCGCCGAAGCGCTACGGCTTTCTCTTCGTCGCCGACGGGAACGTCGAGGTCAACGGAGAGTTGCTCAAAGGCGGCGACGCCGTGCGGCTCTTCGACGTGGAGCACCTAGCGGTCAAGGGCTCGGGCGAGCTCGTCCTCTGGGATCTTCCGGACGTCGAGTAACAACACTTGAGCGCCGCGGTGCGTCTATAGAGCATGGCGCTCAACGTAGACCCCGCGCTCGTAGAATCGGCGACGACCGGCGATCCGTCGCTGGAACGGCTGATCGTAGCCGTTTGGCCCGAAGCGTTTCGGCTCGCCGCAAGCATTTTACGCGACCGGAGCCTTGCCGAAGACGTCGCACAGGAAGCCTGCGCGACGATGGCGC harbors:
- a CDS encoding peptidylprolyl isomerase; this encodes MPTLPQADELPKYKENAVNSQVRIATDKGDIVLRLFPDDAPMHAAAFLKLVENGFYDGLAFHRVEPGFVIQGGDPDGDGTGGPGYRLKAEFNSRPHVRGTLAMARASNPDSAGSQFYICLGDARFLDGQYTVFGEMTDGFETLDAIRRGDKMQKLTIEPLAK
- a CDS encoding YcxB family protein; amino-acid sequence: MLTLLLALGACALAFSVVETWGLPAAAAGAVALVSFFVYVMVLGQMTNARLRASYRRLREAGVTYVFSDDTISWSMRGGHAEVAWDWLDRIISEHDLLVFARGYWYLCIPVRDVPADRLADLRDLIVKHDRQLHA
- a CDS encoding serine hydrolase, which gives rise to MRRSLFLAGGAALFALQTSPADASVLRRKVVRIADDFPGAIGVFARTLAPGNPLVAYRAFESFPTASIIKLVIMTTAYTLEEAHPGTLDRRVRFDRSELIAGSDFMSGASDGDEFTVRQLIVPMIQVSDNTAANMLIGHFGVGAINDVALRAGMNQTHLQRKFLDWYAIVRHSDNVSTPADMAHLLYLIETGAHEGIRTIVSPEHCRTMVDVMLGQTDRDAIPAALPAGTPIANKTGEMTGTRNDVAIVNPYGTSPWILAIMTKAAYDYGASYAAIHAITRAVAGRA
- a CDS encoding ABC-2 family transporter protein — translated: MLAAYWQYWRINVLTLLEYRANFIMWFAFTIVYHGVALGALYVTMRQFPSMNGWDFRQMFFLYALWMTGHELHNGLFFNVVTVPDYIREGRFDRFLVRPLDTLFQVLTVPQQNVPDGLLLGIITLAFATAAAGVHVDWTYVVFVPLVVAGGALIDLGISLVVATVSFWFIRVDTLRWVVMSLEQDFTRYPISIYSRGVRIVLTFVLPFAFMNYFPATYFLQKAEIGLHLNPAVGLLTPAIGIAWLAVSYAFWLVGLRHYQGTGS
- a CDS encoding pirin family protein — encoded protein: MATLTSPVFAIQRAGDRAFFDHEWLKTYHSFSFAEYYDPNNQNWGALRVFNDDYVAGGAGFPTHPHRDMEIVTYVLSGELAHRDSMDNHGVVGPGGVQFMSAGTGVRHSEFNNQADETLHLVQMWVLPGKLGTAPSYGQRDYTVDDRRNRWLTIVSGEEGVDAPIRITQKATFSVTRLENTSLVKAFAPKRYGFLFVADGNVEVNGELLKGGDAVRLFDVEHLAVKGSGELVLWDLPDVE